In the genome of Helicovermis profundi, the window AACAAAAGATAATTCCATATCTATTTGTGTGAATTCAGGTTGTCTATCCGCTCTTAAGTCTTCGTCTCTAAAGCATCTTACTATTTGATAGTATTTATCAAATCCTGAAACCATTAACATTTGTTTAAATAACTGTGGAGACTGAGGAAGTGCATAAAATTTACCTTTATTAACTCTACTTGGAACTAAATAATCTCTTGCTCCCTCAGGTGTTGGCTTAGTTAAAAATGGAGTTTCAATATCTAAAAAACCATTAACATCTAAAAAATCTCTAGTAATTTTACTAACTTGATTTCTAAGTCTCATTCTTTTTTGCATTTTTGGTTTTCTTAAATCTAAATATCTATATTTAAGCCTAAGTCTTTCGTTCGCTTCATCTTCATCATTAATATGAATTGGAGGTATTTCTGACTCAGATAAAATTTTAAGTTCATTTGCAAAAACCTCAATTTTACCTGTCGGTATATTATTATTTATAGATTCTCTCATTTTTACAACACCTGAAATTGCAATAACAAATTCACCTCTAATTAAAGACGCTTTTTCAAATGATTCTTTAGAAACTGTAGTATCAAAAACTATCTGAGCAATTCCCTCTCTATCCCTTAAATCAACAAAAATAAGTCCACCTAAATTTCTTCTTTTTTGAACCCATCCCATAAGAGTTACTTTTTCTCCAACATTTGTTTCACGAAGAACTCCACACATATGAGTTCTTTTCATTCCATTTAATGCTTCAGCCATTATAATTCTCCTTTTCTATTTACTAATTCATTTATTTTATACAATTCATCATCTTTATATTCAGTTTGTATCCCGTCATTCATATTTTTAATTAAGTATGTTCCTTTTGAAACTTCATCTTCTCCAATGATAATTACAAACTTGGCACCTAATTTATCTGCATATTTAAATTGAGACTTCATACTTCTGCTTAAATGATCAATATCACAAGATATATTTTTAGTTCTTAAATACTGTGAAATTTTCAGTGCAAATAATTTTGCGTCTTTTCCGCTACTTACAATAAAAACATCCATTGTTTTTTTATTTTCAATTTCCACATCAGTTTGTTCAAGAGTAAGTAATAATCTTTCTATACCCATTCCAAAACCAACACCAGGAGTTGATGGTCCACCAATTTCTTCAACTAAACCGTCATATCTTCCGCCGCCACAAACTGTACTTTGTGCTCCAATGTCATTTGAAATAAATTCAAAAGCTGTTTTAGTATAATAATCGAGTCCTCTAACAATTCTAGGATCAACTATATATGAGATTTCCATAGAATCTAAATTGCTTTTTAGACTTTTAAAGTGATCTGAACATTCATCGCATAAATAATCCATCATAACAGGAGCATCCGTTAACTCGCTTTGACAAGATGGATTTTTACAATCTAAAATTCTCATTGGATTAGTAATAAACCTTTCATTACAAGTTTCACATAAATTATTTAACTTGGACTTTAAAAACGACTTTAATTCTTTATGATAATTAGGTCTGCATACTTTGCAGCCAATTGAATTAATTCTAAGTTCCGTTTTTGTTAAACCAAGTTTTCTTAAATAAGTGTCAGCCAAACTAATTACTTCAGCATCAACTGAGGCTTCATTCGAACTAAATGCTTCAATTCCAAATTGATGAAATTCTCTTAAACGACCAGCTTGTGGTCTTTCATGTCTAAAACATGGAGTAATATAGAAAAGTTTTGTTGGCTGTGAATCCGCATACAACTTATTCTCAGTAAAAGCTCTAACAACTGGTGCAGTTCCCTCTGGCTTCAAAGTAAAACCTTTTTTATCAATATCAAATGAATCATTTCTATACTTTTTTAAATCTACTCCTGAAATAGCAGTATACATCTCTTTTTTTACAATATCTGTGGTTTCACCAACACCTCTTTTAAATAATTTTGTAAATTCAAATAAAGGCGTCCTAATTTCACTATAACTATATAAATTACAAATTTCTCTAAATTTCTCTTCAACGTATAACCATTTATGTATATCCTTTGGAAGTACATCTTTTGTTCCTTTAGGTTTTATTATCATAAGTCCTCCTTTGTTACTAAAATTAGTTCAAAAAATAAAAAACGTCCCTTTATAAATAAAGGGACGAGATATACCCGCGTTGCCACCCAATTTGGTACAAAGTACCCTCTTAATTAGAACGGTATTATTTGAGTGTCTTTCATACTTAGTTAATATATTAGGTTCCACCAACCCCTAACTCTCTAAAATACAACAAGTATTACTCTTCTCATACCAATATATACTTTTAATAATTATATGGCTATGAAGTTGTTTTGTCAAGTTAAACCAACAAAAAACACTACGATTTTACTATTACATTCAACTTATAGCCTTTCTTATTAGAATCAAATTTGATCTAATAAATCAATTTTTTTCTTTACCAATTCATCAAATCTCAATATATATTCTTCAAGTCCCTTAATATTATTAAATCTTTCAAATCTATTTTCTAAGGGATAACAAAATTTAGAAGCACTACCTGCCCCAACTCCAACAATAGTATGTCTCTCTTCCATAATTCTCATGTTATAAAGAGATTCGTGTCCCTTAAGCGAATATCCAATATTTTCGAAATTACCAAGCATATTTTTTTGCCTATATAAATAATAAGGAAAATATAAATTATCTTCAGTATAGCTTTTAGAAAGAGAAAGCATATTTTTAACTATTTCAGAGTCGGTTAATATTTGATTTTCTTTATTTTCATTTAAATACGACGCTCTTTTAATAGCCAAGGTGTGAACAGTTATATTTTCAGGTCTTAATCTCATAATTAAATCTAGAGTATTTTTAAAATCATTTTCATCTTCATCAGTTAAACCTGCAATTAAGTCCATATTTATGCTTTCAAATTCAAATTCTCTCGCTAAATTAAAAACATTTACAATGTCACTTGAAGTATGGTCCCTTCCGATTTTTTTTAGTGTTTCGTCGTTCATAGTTTGTGGATTGATGCATACTCTGTTTACGAAATATTTCTTCATAACTTTAAATTTTTCTTTATTTATAGTATCTGGTCTTCCAGCTTCAACAGTAAATTCTTTTAATTTTTTTAAATCAATATACTCTTGCAATTTCAAGAATATTTCTTCCAATTGCTCTGCACTTAAGGTTGTTGGTGTTCCTCCTCCAATATAAAGGCAATCAATATCAAATTCTCTACTATTAAGATATTTTAGCATACTTTCAAGTTCAAGAATTAATGCTTTAACATATGGCGAAATCAATTTAGATTTTTTTATAGAACTATTTGATGGAAAAGAACAATAAGTACATCTAGTTCTGCAAAATGGAATACAAATATAAATACTAATTTTCTTTTTATCTATAGGGTATAGAAATCTGCGTTCATTTTTTGCCGTTTTAATAATTAATTGTCGTTTATCTTTGCTTACTCTATATTCTTCGTACAATATATCATCTACTTCGTTTTCCTCATAGCCCTTATCAAAAAGTTCATGCACTATTTTAACCGGTCTAATACCTACTAATATTCCCCATGGAGATGAAGTTTTAAAGTTTATAGAAAAAACATCATACAAAAGTACTTTTACAATATTTTTAATTGAAGTATTTTTAAGTTCTTTTCTTGAAATATTAAATAGATTTATACCATAAAAAAAGAATAATGAAACTCTTTTTTTACCATCAATATCTTCTAAGCGTATAATAATATTAATATCTAAATCTTTATCAATATTTAAATTTATTTTGCTAGTCAAATTTACTTGATTTATCAAATTTTTATATTCAGCATCATTTATATATTTTTCTCTATCTTTTTCCCTTAACACTTCAATTTCTTTTTCACTACAAAAAATTTTTACTAAATGAATTATGTCGTAAGCATAATCAAAACCAAATGTATATATTTTTATCATTATAAACTCCTCTAATTAAAATAAGGATAATCAACTCTTCTATTATAGTTGTATTATCCTTATAAATGCAATGCTTTTTATTATTATAGCAAATGTAAAAGTTTTTTTAAATTAAATACTCTAAAAATTATCTTTTAGATTTCACCCTATGAATTGCTTCATCTACTATACCAAGCGATGCTTCTAAAAAGCTCTCAGATAAAGTTGGATGAGGATGTATAGTTTTTCCTATATCAGAAGCTGAAAAATTATTTGATATAGCGAGTGTTCCCTCCATAATTAAATCAGAAGCGTGAGGACCCATTATATGAACACCTAGAATTTTATTTGTAGTTTTTTCAGCAAGTACTTTTACAAAACCATCAGGTTCGTTTAATGCCAATGCTTTTCCATTTGCACCAAATAAAAATTTATTTTTTGAATATTCAATATTACTTTCTTTACATTCTTCTTCTGTCATTCCAACAGTTGCAACTTCAGGACTAATAAATACACAATCAGGAACTGTTTCAAGATCAATATGACTTTTTCCATCAAGCAATTTTTCTACCAGATAAATGGCCTGATTAGATGCAACATGAGCTAACATTTTTTTACCTATAACATCACCAACTGCATAAATTCCTTCAGTAGATGTTTTAAAATCATCATCTACAATTATTCCTTTCCTATCAAATTTAATATGTGCATTTTCAATATTCAAACCTTCAAAATTTGCGACTCTTCCCATTGCAAGAAGCAATAAGTCAGAATCAACTACTTTATTCTTTTCATTTGTTGTATATATTTTAAGGCCATTTTCACTTTCTTCAATTTTCTCTAAATGCGATTTTGCTAAAAATTTAATTCCTTGTTTTTTTACCATCATTGTAACTCTCTTTGAAAGTTCTTTATCAACTCTTTTTAGGAGAGCATTTGATATAATTGTAACTTCAGTTCCAAGTTCGTTAAATATATTTGCAAATTCAAGACCAATAACACCACCACCTGCTATTGTTAGAGTTTTAGGTATAGCTTTTAAACTAAGAAGTTCTCTACTAGTTATAACACCACCTAACTCTACCCCATCTACTTTTGGAATAATAGGACTTGAACCTGTTGCAATTATGATTATATCAGCACTTATTTCAAAGGACTTATCTATTGTTTTCACCAAAAGAATTTTTTCATCAATAAAAGATGCGTTTCCATAAATAAGATCAATATTATAACTCTTTAATATCATTAAAATACCATCGCGAAGTTTACTAACAACATTATCTTTTCTTTCCATTATTTTCTCAAAATCAATACTGTAATTATCTATTTTATAACCAAATTCTTCAGCATTTTTAATATCCTTTAACACTTCAGCATTTTTATAAAGAGCTTTAGTAGGTATACAGCCTCTATTTAGGCAAGTTCCACCAACATCTTCTTTTTCAATAATAGTAACTTTTGCGCCAAGCATTGCCGCTCTAATTGCTCCTTCGTAACCTGCTGGACCTCCACCAATAAAAATAATGCTTTTTTCCAAAATATAGCCCCCTTTTTATATCTACATACAATTATATACTTATACGTTAAAATTGCAATGAAATTTTACATATATTAAAATATTCACAATGTTATTCTTGAATTTATTACATAATAAAATTCTCAACTTAAAATAAGCTGAGAATCTTTATTATAAATTCATTATTTTTTTAATCATTTATAGGATTAGATTTTATTTCAGCACCTATCGTAGTAGAACCACCATGACCCGGATAAACTAAAGTTTTAGGATTTAATTTAAATAGTCTATTTGTGATAGATTTTCTAATTTTATCAAAATTTCCACCTTCAAGATCATATCTTCCATAACTATACATAAAAAGTGTGTCTCCACTAAAAAGTGAATTCTCTATTAATAAGCAAATACCACCTTTGGTATGTCCTGGTGTATGTATTACTTTTGCATGAAGTGAACCAAATTTTATTTTTTTTCCATCTTCAAGTAAAACATCTGGAGTAAATTCCATATCTCCATATGATGTCTTTGAAGATAAATTCAATTCTTTTGATTTTAGTAAATACTCATCTGCCCTGTGAACCATAATACTAATACCATATTCATTTTTAAGAGTCGTTGCAGCACAAATATGATCAACATGTCCATGAGTAAGTACTATATGGATAGGAGTATATCCTTTTGAGTCAATCAATTTTATGATTTTCTCAGCTTCACTTCCTGGATCTATTATAATACATTGTTTTTCTTTTTCATCAGCGACTATATAGCAATTTGCACCATACGTACCCAACGTTAATTTTTCTATTATCATAGTTACCTCAACATTTATATTTATATTTACAATCTAAAACACTTTTTTACTATCAATCATGAGTGTTACAGGCCCATCGTTAATAATTTCTACTTGCATATCAGCTTGAAATTTACCCGTTTCGACTTTAATTACTTTCTCACTGCAAATACTAACAAAATTTTCATAAAGTTCATTTGCGATTTCTGGTCTAGATGCAGTTATAAAACTGGGTCTTCTTCCTTTTCTGCAATCGCCAAGTAAAGTAAATTGTGATATAGCGAGCATTTCACCTTTTACATCAAGTAAAGACAAATTCATTTTTTCATTTTCATCTTCAAATATTCTTAAATTTATAATTTTTTCAGCTAGATATTTTACGTCTTCTAATGAATCACCATCTTCAACGCCGACTAGAACATTTAGCCCTTTTCCAATACTACCAATAGTTTTTCCATCAACATTTACACTTGATTTTTTCACTCTTTGAACTACCGCTCTCATAACACGACCCCTTTTAAGATGTAATTCTTTTTACATCAATCATTTTTGGCATCCCTTTTAGCTTGTTTATTAATTTATTTAACTGAACTGCATTATTAATTTCAATATTTAAATTAATAACTGCAATTTCATTTTTTGTAATTTTTGCATTAATACCCGTCACAAATAAATCCATTTCAGAAATTAAAACTGTAAGTTCTCCAAGTAATCCTTTCCTATCTGGTGCAATTACTTGAATTTGAGCAGCGTATGAAGAGTCAACCTCTCCTGTGTCCCACTCTACTTCAATAAATCTACTTTTGGAATCATCTGTTTTTTCAAAGTTTGTACAATCTGATCTATGAACAGTAACTCCGCGTCCCCTAGTTATATAGCCAATAATATCATCACCTGGAACTGGATTACAGCACTTTGCATATCTAATTAAAAGGTTATCAACGCCTTTTACACTAATACCTTTTGCTTGAGATTTAATTTTCTTATTACTATTTCTTTCTTTTATTTTTCCCTTTAACTCTTCATCAGTTTCATTAGACTTATTTAATTCTTTTTGTTCAAATTTATATTTATCGCGGAGTTTTGGAAGTACTTGACTAAGCATAATACCACCATAGCCTATCGCTGCATATAAATCATCCATATTATTACAACTTAATTTATCTAATAATGGTTCGACCCATTCTGGTCTAACAAGTTCCTTAACAGTATAACCTGATTTTTTAATTTCTTTAAAGAAAGCTTCAGATCCTTTTTCTATATTTTCTTCTCTTCTTTCTTTTTTGAACCAATGTCTTATTTTATTTTTTGCTTGATTACTTTTTACAAATTTTAACCAGTCTCTTGATGGACCATTACTGTTTTTAGCAGTTAATATTTCTATAATTTGTCCATTTGATACTTTAAAATTTAATGGAACAATTCTACCATTAACTTTTGCGCCAACACAACGATTTCCAACTTGTGAATGAATCTTATATGCAAAATCAACTGGAGTTGACCCCATAGGCAAATCAATAACTTTACCATCTGGTGTAAAAACAAAAACCTCATTTGTAAATAAATCTAGTTTTAAAGAATCCATAAATTCTTTAGGATCATTTAAATCCTTCTGCCATTCCATCATCTGTCTTAGCCAAGATAATTTTTCTTCCATATTATCTTCTTCGCTTTTACCTTCTTTGTATTTCCAATGCGCAGCAATACCGTATTCGGCTATCCTATGCATATCCCATGTTCTTATTTGAATTTCGAACGGTTCTCCAGTATTTCCAATAACCGTTGTGTGAATCGATTGATACATATTTGGTTTTGGCATAGCAATATAATCTTTAAATCTACCAGGAATAGGCTTCCAAAGAGAATGAATAATTCCTAAAACTCCATAACAATCTTTAATTGAATCCACAATAACTCTAATAGCAGTTAAATCGTAAATTTCATCAAAATCTTTATTTTGCTTAGTCATCTTCTTATATATACTATAAAAATTTTTGGGTCTACCATAAATATCACAATTAATACTTACAAGCTTTATATTATACTCAAGATCGCTTATTACTTTATTTATAATGCCTAATCTTTCATCTCTCTTTTTATTTACTCTTGTTACTAAATTATAGTAACTTTCAGGTTCTAAATATAAGAACGACAAATCTTCAAGTTCCCATTTAATCTTTGATATTCCAAGTCTATGAGCAATAGGTGCATATATTTCAAGAGTCTCAAGTGCTTTTTCTTTTTTCTTTTCATCAGGCATAAACTTAAGAGTTCTCATATTGTGGAGTCTATCAGCTAATTTAATTAGAATAACTCTAATATC includes:
- the hisS gene encoding histidine--tRNA ligase translates to MIIKPKGTKDVLPKDIHKWLYVEEKFREICNLYSYSEIRTPLFEFTKLFKRGVGETTDIVKKEMYTAISGVDLKKYRNDSFDIDKKGFTLKPEGTAPVVRAFTENKLYADSQPTKLFYITPCFRHERPQAGRLREFHQFGIEAFSSNEASVDAEVISLADTYLRKLGLTKTELRINSIGCKVCRPNYHKELKSFLKSKLNNLCETCNERFITNPMRILDCKNPSCQSELTDAPVMMDYLCDECSDHFKSLKSNLDSMEISYIVDPRIVRGLDYYTKTAFEFISNDIGAQSTVCGGGRYDGLVEEIGGPSTPGVGFGMGIERLLLTLEQTDVEIENKKTMDVFIVSSGKDAKLFALKISQYLRTKNISCDIDHLSRSMKSQFKYADKLGAKFVIIIGEDEVSKGTYLIKNMNDGIQTEYKDDELYKINELVNRKGEL
- the hemZ gene encoding coproporphyrinogen dehydrogenase HemZ; translation: MIKIYTFGFDYAYDIIHLVKIFCSEKEIEVLREKDREKYINDAEYKNLINQVNLTSKINLNIDKDLDINIIIRLEDIDGKKRVSLFFFYGINLFNISRKELKNTSIKNIVKVLLYDVFSINFKTSSPWGILVGIRPVKIVHELFDKGYEENEVDDILYEEYRVSKDKRQLIIKTAKNERRFLYPIDKKKISIYICIPFCRTRCTYCSFPSNSSIKKSKLISPYVKALILELESMLKYLNSREFDIDCLYIGGGTPTTLSAEQLEEIFLKLQEYIDLKKLKEFTVEAGRPDTINKEKFKVMKKYFVNRVCINPQTMNDETLKKIGRDHTSSDIVNVFNLAREFEFESINMDLIAGLTDEDENDFKNTLDLIMRLRPENITVHTLAIKRASYLNENKENQILTDSEIVKNMLSLSKSYTEDNLYFPYYLYRQKNMLGNFENIGYSLKGHESLYNMRIMEERHTIVGVGAGSASKFCYPLENRFERFNNIKGLEEYILRFDELVKKKIDLLDQI
- the lpdA gene encoding dihydrolipoyl dehydrogenase, which translates into the protein MEKSIIFIGGGPAGYEGAIRAAMLGAKVTIIEKEDVGGTCLNRGCIPTKALYKNAEVLKDIKNAEEFGYKIDNYSIDFEKIMERKDNVVSKLRDGILMILKSYNIDLIYGNASFIDEKILLVKTIDKSFEISADIIIIATGSSPIIPKVDGVELGGVITSRELLSLKAIPKTLTIAGGGVIGLEFANIFNELGTEVTIISNALLKRVDKELSKRVTMMVKKQGIKFLAKSHLEKIEESENGLKIYTTNEKNKVVDSDLLLLAMGRVANFEGLNIENAHIKFDRKGIIVDDDFKTSTEGIYAVGDVIGKKMLAHVASNQAIYLVEKLLDGKSHIDLETVPDCVFISPEVATVGMTEEECKESNIEYSKNKFLFGANGKALALNEPDGFVKVLAEKTTNKILGVHIMGPHASDLIMEGTLAISNNFSASDIGKTIHPHPTLSESFLEASLGIVDEAIHRVKSKR
- a CDS encoding MBL fold metallo-hydrolase, which codes for MIIEKLTLGTYGANCYIVADEKEKQCIIIDPGSEAEKIIKLIDSKGYTPIHIVLTHGHVDHICAATTLKNEYGISIMVHRADEYLLKSKELNLSSKTSYGDMEFTPDVLLEDGKKIKFGSLHAKVIHTPGHTKGGICLLIENSLFSGDTLFMYSYGRYDLEGGNFDKIRKSITNRLFKLNPKTLVYPGHGGSTTIGAEIKSNPIND
- the dtd gene encoding D-aminoacyl-tRNA deacylase gives rise to the protein MRAVVQRVKKSSVNVDGKTIGSIGKGLNVLVGVEDGDSLEDVKYLAEKIINLRIFEDENEKMNLSLLDVKGEMLAISQFTLLGDCRKGRRPSFITASRPEIANELYENFVSICSEKVIKVETGKFQADMQVEIINDGPVTLMIDSKKVF
- a CDS encoding RelA/SpoT family protein, translating into MNLESYVLKLQQLNSSLNIEKIVRAYTFAEEAHRGQLRKSGEKYFIHPVHVSLILAELELDEDTIISGLLHDVVEDTKYIYKDIKDEFGEDVANMVDGVTKLGKINYESKEEQQAENLRKMFIAMAKDIRVILIKLADRLHNMRTLKFMPDEKKKEKALETLEIYAPIAHRLGISKIKWELEDLSFLYLEPESYYNLVTRVNKKRDERLGIINKVISDLEYNIKLVSINCDIYGRPKNFYSIYKKMTKQNKDFDEIYDLTAIRVIVDSIKDCYGVLGIIHSLWKPIPGRFKDYIAMPKPNMYQSIHTTVIGNTGEPFEIQIRTWDMHRIAEYGIAAHWKYKEGKSEEDNMEEKLSWLRQMMEWQKDLNDPKEFMDSLKLDLFTNEVFVFTPDGKVIDLPMGSTPVDFAYKIHSQVGNRCVGAKVNGRIVPLNFKVSNGQIIEILTAKNSNGPSRDWLKFVKSNQAKNKIRHWFKKERREENIEKGSEAFFKEIKKSGYTVKELVRPEWVEPLLDKLSCNNMDDLYAAIGYGGIMLSQVLPKLRDKYKFEQKELNKSNETDEELKGKIKERNSNKKIKSQAKGISVKGVDNLLIRYAKCCNPVPGDDIIGYITRGRGVTVHRSDCTNFEKTDDSKSRFIEVEWDTGEVDSSYAAQIQVIAPDRKGLLGELTVLISEMDLFVTGINAKITKNEIAVINLNIEINNAVQLNKLINKLKGMPKMIDVKRITS